The Treponema phagedenis DNA segment CTTGTAAAGGTTTAAATACATCGCGCAGTTCGGGGTTTTTTGCATAATAGTGTTTTTCAAGTTCCTCTTCGCTTAAGCCCATAAGTTCATGGCTCATATAGTGAATCCATAGATCATCGGCTTCGGAATGAATATCATGTTTTCTGCACCAATAATCCGGTTGAATGGGCTCGGGCTTTTTATAATGAAAGATTTTATAATCATGAACGGCAATTTTTATATCTCTGCGCGGGATTCCTTTTTCAATTAAGGTGTCAACAAGGTAGTTTATTGTTATCCCCGAATCAAAGATATCATCAACTAAAAGAATCTTTGTTCCTTTGCGTAAATTTTCAGGCGGTAAGGTCCAGCCGTCAATACTGATTTTATCCTGTACCTGCACATTTGAATAAAAG contains these protein-coding regions:
- a CDS encoding phosphoribosyltransferase, giving the protein MIKDFISYDNIRNNGFKLAQQIIGDKFIPNVIYVSLRGGAYLGNVISEYFKVAFRGKQPILYAAVVVRFYSNVQVQDKISIDGWTLPPENLRKGTKILLVDDIFDSGITINYLVDTLIEKGIPRRDIKIAVHDYKIFHYKKPEPIQPDYWCRKHDIHSEADDLWIHYMSHELMGLSEEELEKHYYAKNPELRDVFKPLQGLF